A section of the Candidatus Wallbacteria bacterium genome encodes:
- the rseP gene encoding RIP metalloprotease RseP, which yields MFVIFVIILAHEFGHYITAVWTGVRVKEFSLGFGTRLWGRKSGGTEYNLRAIPIGGFVELAGTDPKLAEEESDIPEQEKFINKNVLQRFLILFAGSFFNFLLALLIFAIIFIFIGIPQPKYTKEPTIGSLLPGKPAEAAKFKTGDLITGIDGITVETWDSMADIITRKPGMPLTISYLRQGILERTVVTPELNKTGEGIIGIVRGVIPVVGEMVPGKPAALAGILEGDRILSINGETICNWERAVEIINHNVDKELSINIERKSGTLTVKCKPEFSQELEAGIIGIGFVQEFVKGTNPLSALRYAWENTVQNTFFMMKGIAKLVSGKIALKNVTGPIGIAGVVKHRADRGIGALLSVIALLSLNIGLINLFPFPALDGGRILFLLIEVLMRRKVSIKVEEMIHLVGLYALLLLLVLVSYRDFKNLEFIRKLNLF from the coding sequence ATCTTTGTGATTTTCGTGATTATACTGGCCCATGAATTCGGTCATTATATAACTGCAGTCTGGACCGGAGTAAGGGTCAAGGAATTTTCCCTTGGATTCGGGACCAGGCTTTGGGGACGTAAAAGCGGCGGTACAGAATACAATCTGCGCGCAATACCGATCGGCGGTTTCGTCGAACTCGCCGGCACAGACCCCAAGCTGGCTGAAGAGGAAAGCGACATCCCTGAACAGGAAAAATTCATTAACAAGAACGTGCTTCAGCGCTTCCTGATCCTCTTTGCAGGGTCATTTTTCAACTTCCTGCTGGCACTGCTGATTTTTGCCATAATCTTCATTTTTATTGGGATCCCACAGCCTAAATATACTAAAGAACCCACGATCGGCTCACTGCTGCCGGGAAAACCTGCCGAAGCTGCCAAATTCAAGACAGGCGATCTGATCACGGGAATCGATGGCATTACTGTTGAAACCTGGGATTCCATGGCTGACATCATCACCAGGAAACCAGGGATGCCGTTGACGATTTCATACCTGAGGCAGGGTATCCTGGAACGCACGGTCGTCACACCTGAACTCAATAAAACGGGGGAAGGCATTATCGGCATCGTGAGGGGAGTGATCCCGGTTGTCGGGGAGATGGTGCCTGGAAAGCCCGCTGCTCTGGCAGGGATTCTTGAAGGCGACCGAATACTGAGCATCAATGGTGAAACCATCTGTAACTGGGAGCGGGCTGTTGAAATCATCAATCACAATGTGGATAAGGAACTGAGCATCAACATAGAGCGCAAGAGTGGAACGCTTACTGTGAAATGCAAGCCGGAGTTCAGCCAGGAGCTGGAAGCTGGTATCATCGGGATCGGATTCGTGCAGGAATTTGTGAAGGGTACCAATCCCTTGTCAGCATTGCGATATGCCTGGGAAAACACGGTGCAGAATACCTTTTTCATGATGAAAGGTATTGCCAAGCTGGTGTCGGGCAAGATTGCCCTCAAAAATGTGACAGGGCCGATCGGGATCGCCGGCGTTGTGAAACACCGTGCTGACAGAGGAATCGGGGCACTGCTTTCCGTGATTGCGCTCCTCAGTCTGAACATCGGCTTGATCAATCTGTTTCCCTTTCCCGCCCTGGATGGCGGCAGGATACTGTTCCTGCTGATCGAAGTATTGATGCGCAGGAAGGTTTCGATCAAGGTGGAGGAAATGATCCATCTGGTCGGGCTCTATGCACTTCTTCTCCTGCTTGTGCTCGTATCATACAGGGATTTCAAGAATCTGGAATTCATCAGGAAATTGAATCTGTTCTAG